In the genome of Spirochaetaceae bacterium, the window ACCTCGAGCGCGCCGCCGGCCAGCGGGATGCGCTCCTCCTGCTCCAGCAGTACCCCGTCCGGCGGGGGTTGATGGACGTGTGGAATCATGGGTGTTTCCGCCTTTGTCGGTGATGGGATGGCACCGCACTGTACGCCCGCCCCGCCGGGGGCGTCAATCTTCTTCACGTGGGGCCGGGGCCGGCAGGCGCGCGCAAGCGAGTAGCAGTCGAGGTCGGCACCGCGGCATATCCAAGCGGCCGGATGGGTAGCCTGGCCGGCGGCTCGCCGGCCGGTACCGGTAGGACGCTGGCTCTCGCGGGTGAGCACGGCGCGGCGGCGCGGGCGACGGTTCTGCGTCTGCGCCGGCCGGTTCCCGGTCCCGCCTCAGGGGCGGGGTCTGCGGAGGTCTTCCAACTCGTCGACGCTGCGCGGCCAGTCGGACTTGAGCAGGCGGGACAACGCGCGGTCCGCGAGCAGCCTGCCGCCGGTCTGGCACTTGGGGCAGTAGTTGCTCTCGTTGGCGGCGTACCTGATGCGCTGCACCGGCGTGCCGCACACCGGGCACGGCTGCCCGTACTTGCCGTGCACGGCCATCTTGGGATGGAACGCGGTCACCTTCTTCGGGAACTCGTCGCCGCTCTCGGCGCGCAGCAGCTCCACCCACTCGCTGAGCACCGCCACGCAGGCGCCGTGCAGCGTGTCCACCTGCTCGTCGTTCATGCGTGCGGTGAGCTGCAGCGGCGACAGCCCGGCGCGGTGCAGGATCTCGTCCGAGAACGCGTTGCCGATGCCCGAGAACAGGCGCGGATCGGCCAGGGCGCGCTTCAGGGTGTGGTTCTCGCTCAGCAGCGCCTCGCGGAACGCGTCCGTGTCGGCCTCCAGGACCTCCAGGCCACCGCGCTCGTGCTCGGCCAACCCCCCGCTGCCCGCCGCCAAGTGCACTGACGCACGCCGCTTGCTGCCCGCCTCGGTGAGCACGAGCGTGCCGGAATCGAACTGAAAGCCGGCCAGCCCCACCTTGCGCGGAATCTTCGCCGCCGCGCTGTCATCGTGCCAGCGCAGGCGGCCGGCGACCATCAGGTGGATCACCAGGTACAGGTCGCCGCTCAGCGTGAACACGATGCGCTTGCCGAGGCGGTCCACGGCCTGCACGCGCCGGCCGTGCGCGGCGCCGATCGGCGGATCCACCGAGCGCAGCACGAACGGGTTGGCGACGCGCACGCGCTCCAGGGTGCGGTCCACGGTGCGGCGCCGCAGGTGCTCCACGTACACGGTTACCGAGGGCAGTTCCGGCATGGTCCCTGAGCCAAGGCTACGCGCTCCTGCGGCGCCCGCCAAGCGAGGGAACAGTGCCTCGCGCCGTGATGGAGAAACCTGGGAGGCTGTCGGATTCCGACAGGCTCCCAGGCAGGCGGGTTGGGCCGGAAGCGTCGCCGCAGGCGGCGATTTCGGGGCGCTACGGGTTGCCGACCGGGCGCACGGCAAGCTGGCGGACGAACTGCGCGAGCGGTGCGAACGCCGGCGATGCAAAATCCCAGACGCCCTGCAATGCGCCTTCCCCCACTCGGGCCAGGGGCTCGCCCATCGCAGCGAGATATGCATGAGCGAAGCTCTTGTCTGCATTCGTGGATCTCGAAGCGTGGCGCTCCTCGAGACACTTCAGGTACTCGTCGACGCATTCCGCCGTCGCGCTCCCCTGACGCGACCGTCGGCAGAGGGTCTCAACGGCGCCGGGCTCGGTGCCGTCCGGGACGATGAACACACCAACCGCGGGCATACCGTTCGAAAACTCGCCATGGTTCAGGGGAGGCTCGTAGTTCACGCTACGGATGCCATCGCACACGCTGTCGAACGCGGCACCAGCGTCATTGTCGGCATCCCGGACGACACCAATGGATTGCAGCGCTGGTACCGCCATCGCTGCTGTCTGGATAGCTCGGAGGTTCGACTGAACTTGTCCTTTCCGCCTGCATCGATCACCTGTATTCGTGGATCGTCGTCAAGGCAGTCACGGATCAGCGCGCGAAACAAGTTCACCTCATCGCGGCCCTCAACCAACAACAGGCGCCGCTCACGGATCTGCACTACCGGATCTCCAGGTTGAGGTCACGCGCCCCCTCCAGCGTCTCGCCGGTGAAGGTCGCAGCTCTCACCTTGCCCGTTTCACGGTCGGTGAATAACCTGTGTACCGACAGTTCATCGGGAGCGTCCGCGAACGCCTTGGTCGCGGCCTTGATGCATTCGGCACTGTGGGTCGTTGCCACGAGCTCAATCAGCGCTGTCTTGCCGACACCGTTCACTCCGGTGATGAGGTTGGCCCGCGAGAGACGAGGCAACGACACACCGCCTATGCCCTTGTATTGAACGGCGGTGAAACTGCTGAGAAGCATCACCCGCATATAATACGGCGCTTTGCCCGGATCGCAAGGACAGGATGTGCATGGCGCTGGCTCGGCGCGACCGGAGCCGAGCAGCACGCCGGCAAGCCGGGGTTGCCGGCAACCTCGGCACATCAGGGCGGCGCGGCTGTGGTATGCTGGGCGGCGATGAAAGCGGTTCTGTATAACGGTCCCTGGGACATGAGCGTGGTCGACCTGCCGGCCCCGGAGCCGGGTGAGGGGGAGGCGCTGCTGCGCGTCGATACCGTGGGCATCTGCGGCAGCGACGTGCACGGCTTTACCGGCGAGAGCGGACGGCGTGCGCCCGGCATGGTGATGGGGCACGAGGTCAGCGGCACCGTGGAGCGGCTCGGGCCGGGCGCGAGCGCGCCTGTGCCGGGCACCCGGGTGGCGTTGTACAACATCATCGCCGACCATGCGCCGAGCCCCGAGGAGGGCGATCCGTCGTTTCTCAACAAGCAGTTGATCGGCGTGAACCTGGGCAAGCGGGGGGCGATGGCGGAGTACGTGGCGGTGCCGGCGGCCAACCTGATTCCGCTCGCCGACGGCGTGCCGAGCGAGATCGGCCTCCTGGCGGAGCCGCTGGGGGTGGTGCTGCACGGCTGGCACCGGCTGGAGGCGCGGGGCGTGACGCCGCGCCGGGTGGCGATCCTCGGCGCCGGCACCATCGGCATGGCCGGCGTGCTGGTGGCGCGCGCCCGCGGCGCCGAGCGGATCGCCTCCCTGGACACCATCGCCGCCAAGGCGCGCCGCGCGGCGGAACTCGGAGCGACGGCGGTGCCGATCGCGGCCGACGCCACGGTGGCGGATACGCGGGCGGCGGTTGCGGCGGCGCTCGGCGAGCCGCCCGACGTGGTGGTCGACGCCGTCGGCAGCGCCGCCTCCTTCGTGAGCGCGGTGCGCATGGTGGCGGAGGGCGGCACGGTGCTGATGATCGGCAACCTGGCCCACGAGGTGCCGCTGCCGGTGCAGGACATGATCAGCTACGAGTGGACCCTCGTGGGCACCTACGGCTTCGACCGGCGCGCATTCACCGACGCGGTAGCGATGCTCGGCGGCCTGCACCGCGAGCTGTCCGGCTTCATCGAGGGCCGCTGCACGCTCGACGAAGTGCCCGCCATGATGACCGCCCTCGCCAAGGGAGAACGCCAAGCACTGAAGATAGTGATCGACGTATCCCGCTGACGATGCCGCGCCACAGGTTTCCGCGCTCGCCACCGCCTGATGCGGGTGCTTCGCTGGTCCGAAAAAGCGGGCTGGTGGGCGATGCTCGGGCGTCGGTTTTCATCGTCTTCCATGTCACGGAGTGACCGTACAGACTCAGAACCGTTCCGGAACTTCCAGGCAGAGGACCCCGGCGGCGGCGGCCCGGTTGCGGTCGGCGGCATCGATCCGGTACCCGGCAACCAGTGCCACCGCCTCCTCTCCGAACACGGCGGCAAGTGCCTCCGCGCTCTCCCGGCTGCGCTGGATGTCCTCCCCGTCCACCCGGTTGGCCACCTCTATCGCCACCCAGACCGGCGTTCGCTCGCGGCTCCGTTGCGCGCGCAGGATGACGTCGGTGGCCATGACCCGGTACTCCTGTGGAGCGGTGATCCGGCCCGCCTCGGCGGCCGTGGCGAGGGGTTCCGCCAACGCATCCTCGGCCTGGTGGACCGCGCTCTGCATGATGCGCGGCCGCCTCACCTGCAGGTGCTGACTGACCAGCGGCTGAATCCGGCGATGCACCTTCATCTCCAGGTCCGAGCCCTTGAGATAGCCGACGTCGGTCTTCAGCCCCGCTACGTCGGTCTTCAGCTCGGCCACGTCGGTCTTCAGGTGGACCACGTCGGCCTTCAGTTGGGCCACGTCGATCTTCAGTTCGGCGATGTCCTTTTCGATCCGGTCCAGTCGCGCCGGCATGCCGAGGAACTCGTTGGTCAGCAGGGCGCGCAACAGAAGCCTCTGCGCCTCCGGGTTGGCCTGCAACTCCGCGATGATGCGCGCTACGAGCGACTTCGGATCGAGATGTTCGGACTTGTGACTGCTCGTCATGGGGTCCCGCGCCGCAATGGCAACCTATTCGCGTTGTGGCGCACGGTCAAGGAAGCAGGTGCCCATCGCAGCGCGGCACCTGACGCGAAGGCTTTTCTGGAACGAACGATCTTATACACGGCCGACAACCTACCACCAACGGCGCGATGCGCACAAGTGGTCAGGAGCGACCCGACCAACCAGTCCACGCGCAGGCCGCCCGTCCCGCCGCGACTGGCTACGAGCGCGCTACGAGCGCGCCCGCGGGGACGCGGACGGGGCTGCAAGCGCGCAACGGGGGGTTTGGCAGCGCGGCGATTCTCCGAGGGTTTACGGGCTACAGGAAGTCGAGCGGCCCCAGCGCCATCAGGGCGACCATGACCGGGAAGGCGGGGAGGAAGTTGGCGGTCTTGAGTTGGCGCAGGCCGAGCAGGTTGATGCCGATCATGACGATCAGCACGCCGCCCACGGCGCTCAACTCGGCCATCAGCTCGGCCGAGACCAGCGGCTGCAGGACGCGGCTGAGCAGGGTCAGCCCGCCCTGGTAGACCAGGATCACCAGGCTCGCGAAGGCCACCCCGATGCCCATCGCCGCGGTCAGCAGCACCGCCATGAAGCCGTCGAGCACACTCTTGGTCAGCAGCAGTTCGTAGTCGCCCTCGACGCCGGCGCGGAACGAGCCGACCAGGGTCATGGCGCCGACGCAGAACAGCACCGAGGCGTTCAGGAACGCGACCGCGAACCCGCGCCGGCTGTCGGCCGCGGCCGCCGCTCGCGTTTCGCGCCGCCACAGCAGCCGGTGCAGGGCGGCGCCGAGCCCGGTCACGCCTTCCTCGATCTTCCACCATTCGCCGAGCAGGCCACCGATTGCCACCGACAGCGCCAAGTAGACGATCTGCTGCGACTCGAAGCCGAGCCGGAAGCCGAGCACCAAGGTGATCACCCCGATGCCGCTGGTCACCACGTCGCGGAACCGGTCGCGGATCGCGCGCCGCAGCAGCAGCCCGATCAGCGCGCCGCCGATCACCGCCGCGGCATTGATGTAGGTGGCGATCACGCGGCAACCAGCACGGCGCGGCCTGCGAACGAAGCTGTTATCCGCCCTGCAGGGCGAGGTCGAGGTGGGCGCGCCAATGCCCGTAGGCGTCGGCGTAGGCGGGTTGCAACGCCGCATCGGGCGCCACCGTCAGCACGCGGCTCAAGGTGCTGAACGCGGTATCGTAGTCGTGGATGCCGGCGCCGATGGCGGCGCCGCGCGCCGCGCCCTGGGCGCCGTCGGTGTCGTACAGCTCGATGGCCGCGCCGGTGGTGGCGGCAAACGCCTCGCGGAACAGCGGGCTCAGAAACAGGTTGGCATCGCCGGCACGCACCGTGGCGGCCTGCACGCCCACCTCGCGCATCACCTCGAGGCCGTAGGCGAGGCTGAACGCCACCCCCTCCTGGCCGGCGCGCAGCAGGTGGCGCTGGTCGTGGCTGTTGAAGCGCAGCCCGTGCACCGAGGCGCCCGGGTCGCGATTGCCGAGCATGCGCTCCGCGCCGTTGCCGAACGGCAATACCACCACCCCGTCGGCGCCCACCGGCACCTCCGCGGCGGCGGCGTTCATGGCCGGATAGCCGCGCTCACCCGCGCAGGCGCGGCGCAGCCAACTGTTCAGGATGCCGCAGCCGTTCAGGCACAGCAACACCCCGTAGCGCGGGCGCCCCGCCTGGTGGTTGACGTGCACGAACGTGTTGACGCGCGAGGCGGGATCGTAGTCGGCGCGATCGGCGACGCCGTACACCACCCCGGAGGTACCCGCGGTCGCGGCTGCCGTACCTGGTTCGAGCACGCCGAGGGAGAGCGCGTTGTTGGGCTGATCGCCGCCCCGGTAGGTGAGCGGCGTGCCGGCCGGCACCCCCAGTTCGGCAGCCGCCGCCGCGGTCAGCGTGCCCTGCGCCGAGAAGGTGGGCAGCGCCGACGGCAGCAACGCCGCGTCGATGCCGTAGTGGTCGAGCAGGAAGTCGGCGCGCGCCGAGCGCGAGAAGTCCCACAGGATGCCCTCCGACAGGCCGGAGGGGGTGGTAGCCCACTCGCCGGTCAGCCGCCAGGCGATGTAGTCGCCCGGCAGCAGGAAGTGCGCCGCCGCCTCCGCCACCCGCGGCTCGTTCTCGATAACCCAGCGCATCTTGGACGCGGTGAAGTTGCCCGGCGAGTTGAGCAGCCGGCGCAGCGCCTGTTCCGGCCCCAGCTCCGCGAACGCCCGGTCGCCGATCTCCACGGCGCGGCTGTCGCACCAGATGATCGCCGGGCGCAGCACGGCGCCGGTGGCGTCGGTGAGCACCAGGCCGTGCATCTGGTAGGCGATGCCCACCGCCTGCACGTCGGCTAGGCTACTGCCGGTGCCGCGCAGCGTCTCGCGGAGCCGCGCCGTGGCCGCCACCAGGTGCCGCCACCACACCCCCGGCTCCTGCTCCGCCCAGCCCGGCCGCGGCGCGTCGATCGCCAGTTCGGTGTCGGGCGACGTGGCCTGCGCCGCCAGCCGCCCGCTGTCGATGTCCACCAGCGCCGCCTTGATCGCGGAACTGCCGAGGTCGTAGCCGAGCAACAGTCCAGCCATGTTAGCGCTCCCCCGTTGTACCGCAACCGGCAACGTGCATCGCGTGCGCCGTCCCGGCGCACCGCGGCGTGCCAGCCGCCGATAGGTTGCGCGGCGGCCGCATCATCGGGGACGCGGCACCCGCCCTCGGGGCGCGGGCTCGACGGCTATACACCGTTGCTCCGATAGGAGGGCAGCAGGTCGCCGTGCGCCTCGATCAGGTCGTCGCACATGCTCACGATCTGGTCCAGCGACAGCTCGCTCGCGGTGTGCGGGTCGAGCATCGCCGCCTGGTAGATGCGGTCCCGCCGCCGCTCCAGCGCCGCCTCCACGGCGAGCAGCTGCACGTTGACGTTGGTGCGGTTGAGCGCCGCGCACGGCTCCGGCAGATCGCCCACCACGCAGCCCTGCACGCCGTTGCGGTCCACCAGCGACGGCACCTCGACGCACGCCCCCGCCGGCAGGTTGCCGATGAAACCGTCGTTGAGGATGTTGCCGTGAATCCGGTAGGGGGTGTCGGTGACGATCGCCTCCATGATGCGCGAACCGTACTCCACCGAGCGCTCGTGGCCCAGGTCGGGGTTGCCGACCATGGTGGCGCTCTGCGTGCGCCAGCGCTCGATGTTGCGGATGCAGCGGCGGATGTACTCGTCGAGCGGGATGTTGAACTCCTCGACCAGCTCCGGGTGGCTGCTCTTGATCCAGTAGGGGAAGTATTCCGCGCTGTGCTCGGACGACTCGGTGACGTAGTACCCGAAGTGACGCATCATCTCGAAGCGAATCATGTCGTCGTGCTTGTCCCGGCCGTCCCGCGCCGCGCAGTTCATGTCGGCGGCGCGCCGCTTCACCTCCGGGTACAGGTCGGCACCGGCCGCCTTCAGTTCCAGCAGCCACGCCTGGTGGTTGATGCCGGCGATCTGCCACTTGGTTGCCGCCGGATCCTGCTCCATGCCGAGCCTCCCGAGCAGCTTCGGCACGCACGCCTGCACCGAGTGGCACAGCCCGACGGCGCGCACGCCGGTGTCGCGCAGCACCGCGCCCATCACCATCGCCATCGGGTTGGTGTAGTTGAGCAGCCAGGCGTCCGGCGCCACCTCCTCCATGTCGCGGGCGAAGTCGAGCATCACCGGAATGGTGCGCAGGGCCCGAAAAATGCCGCCGATGCCGAGCGTGTCGGCGATGGTCTGCCGCAACCCGTACTTCTTGGGCACCGCGAAGTCGATCACCGTGCTCGGCTCGTAGCCGCCCACCTGGATGGCGTTGACCACGAAGTCGGCGCTGCGCAACGCCTCCCGGCGCTGCTCCGTGCCCAGGTACGTCTCGATGCCGGCGCGTACCGCGTTGATGTTGCCGTTCAGGGTGTCCAGCATCGCCTTCGACTCCTGCAGGCGCCGCGCGTCGATGTCGTACAACGCGACCGTGGCGTCGCGCAGCGGTTCGGTGAGCATGCAGTCGCCGATGATGTTCTTCACGAATACGGTGGAGCCCGCTCCGATGAACGTAATCTTCATGGCTGCCGATTCCACCACGGAGCGGCGAAAAAGGCCAGTACCGGCGCGCCCGTGGTCGCCCGACGACGGCGCCTTCACGAGGTTGCCGGCAGGCCGCGCAGCGGTCATATTGGAGCAGATGGCTGAGAAGGTCGTCATCGCGGGTGCCGGCACCACCGGGTTCCAGGTGGCGCGACACCTGATCGCTGACAACAAGAACGTCGTCCTGATAGAGCGCGATCCGGAAACCGCCAAGTACGCGGTCAACCACCTGGACTGCATGGTGATCAACGACTCCGGCAATCGGCTGCCGGCGTTGCGCGAGGCGGGCATCGAGGCCGCCGACTTCTTCATCAGCGTCACCGACAGCGACGAGTTGAACATCGTCTCCTGCGGTCTGGTGGCCAGCGAGTTCGGGGTGCCGTGCAAGATCGCCCGCGTGCGCAACCCCGACTACGCCAACTCCAACTTGTCCGGCCACTCGCTGATGGACGTCGACTACTTCGTCAATCCCGAGATCGAGGCGGCCCAGGCGATCGTCAAGTCGGTCGAGCAGGGCGCCACCAGCGACGTGATGACGTTCGAGAACACCGACCTGCAGATGCGCAACTTCATGGTCGACAGCCGCACCCTGTTCGCCAAGCAGAGCATCGCGTCGATCAAGCAGGCGCTCGACGCCGACTTCCTGGTCGCCGGCATCTCCCGCGGCGAGGACTTCTTCGTGCCGCGCGGCGACACCGTCGTGGAGTCGGGCGACGAACTCTACCTGGTCGCGGCCGAGCACACCCTCGAGGAGGTGTTCGTGATCGCCGGACGCCCGCGCGTGGACCTGAACCGGGTGCTGCTGATCGGCGGTGGCCGGGTCGGAAGCTTCGTCGCCGGCTCGCTCACGCAGCGCGGCTTCAGCAGCAATGGCAGCCGGTCGCGCCGCCCGCGCCGCCTGCTCGACTACCTGCGCCGCCACAACAAGCGCCTGAAGATCGTCGACGCCAACTACGACAACTGCAAGCGCCTCGCCGAGCAGTTTCCGGAAGCCGTCGTGATCAACAGCGACGTGTCGGAAGAGGGCTTCTTCGAGGAGGAGGCGCTCGCCGGGTCCGACCTGATCATCACCACGACCGACAATCCGGAACTCAACATCCTGGTGGCGATCTACGCCAAGACGCTCGGCATCAAGCGCTCCATCGCCCTGGTCAACAAGTTCAACTACCTGACCGTAGCGTCGCGGCTCGGCGCGGACGTGATCATCAGCCCCAAGTACAGCGTCGTGAACACCATCCTCAAGTTCATCCGGCGCGGCAAGGTGAAGAGCGTGCACAGCATCTTCGGCGGCTTGGCGGAGGTGATCGAATCGACGCTCGACGGATC includes:
- a CDS encoding alcohol dehydrogenase catalytic domain-containing protein codes for the protein MKAVLYNGPWDMSVVDLPAPEPGEGEALLRVDTVGICGSDVHGFTGESGRRAPGMVMGHEVSGTVERLGPGASAPVPGTRVALYNIIADHAPSPEEGDPSFLNKQLIGVNLGKRGAMAEYVAVPAANLIPLADGVPSEIGLLAEPLGVVLHGWHRLEARGVTPRRVAILGAGTIGMAGVLVARARGAERIASLDTIAAKARRAAELGATAVPIAADATVADTRAAVAAALGEPPDVVVDAVGSAASFVSAVRMVAEGGTVLMIGNLAHEVPLPVQDMISYEWTLVGTYGFDRRAFTDAVAMLGGLHRELSGFIEGRCTLDEVPAMMTALAKGERQALKIVIDVSR
- a CDS encoding DUF554 domain-containing protein; this encodes MIATYINAAAVIGGALIGLLLRRAIRDRFRDVVTSGIGVITLVLGFRLGFESQQIVYLALSVAIGGLLGEWWKIEEGVTGLGAALHRLLWRRETRAAAAADSRRGFAVAFLNASVLFCVGAMTLVGSFRAGVEGDYELLLTKSVLDGFMAVLLTAAMGIGVAFASLVILVYQGGLTLLSRVLQPLVSAELMAELSAVGGVLIVMIGINLLGLRQLKTANFLPAFPVMVALMALGPLDFL
- a CDS encoding FGGY family carbohydrate kinase, with amino-acid sequence MAGLLLGYDLGSSAIKAALVDIDSGRLAAQATSPDTELAIDAPRPGWAEQEPGVWWRHLVAATARLRETLRGTGSSLADVQAVGIAYQMHGLVLTDATGAVLRPAIIWCDSRAVEIGDRAFAELGPEQALRRLLNSPGNFTASKMRWVIENEPRVAEAAAHFLLPGDYIAWRLTGEWATTPSGLSEGILWDFSRSARADFLLDHYGIDAALLPSALPTFSAQGTLTAAAAAELGVPAGTPLTYRGGDQPNNALSLGVLEPGTAAATAGTSGVVYGVADRADYDPASRVNTFVHVNHQAGRPRYGVLLCLNGCGILNSWLRRACAGERGYPAMNAAAAEVPVGADGVVVLPFGNGAERMLGNRDPGASVHGLRFNSHDQRHLLRAGQEGVAFSLAYGLEVMREVGVQAATVRAGDANLFLSPLFREAFAATTGAAIELYDTDGAQGAARGAAIGAGIHDYDTAFSTLSRVLTVAPDAALQPAYADAYGHWRAHLDLALQGG
- a CDS encoding alpha-glucosidase/alpha-galactosidase codes for the protein MKITFIGAGSTVFVKNIIGDCMLTEPLRDATVALYDIDARRLQESKAMLDTLNGNINAVRAGIETYLGTEQRREALRSADFVVNAIQVGGYEPSTVIDFAVPKKYGLRQTIADTLGIGGIFRALRTIPVMLDFARDMEEVAPDAWLLNYTNPMAMVMGAVLRDTGVRAVGLCHSVQACVPKLLGRLGMEQDPAATKWQIAGINHQAWLLELKAAGADLYPEVKRRAADMNCAARDGRDKHDDMIRFEMMRHFGYYVTESSEHSAEYFPYWIKSSHPELVEEFNIPLDEYIRRCIRNIERWRTQSATMVGNPDLGHERSVEYGSRIMEAIVTDTPYRIHGNILNDGFIGNLPAGACVEVPSLVDRNGVQGCVVGDLPEPCAALNRTNVNVQLLAVEAALERRRDRIYQAAMLDPHTASELSLDQIVSMCDDLIEAHGDLLPSYRSNGV
- a CDS encoding Trk system potassium transport protein TrkA; this encodes MAEKVVIAGAGTTGFQVARHLIADNKNVVLIERDPETAKYAVNHLDCMVINDSGNRLPALREAGIEAADFFISVTDSDELNIVSCGLVASEFGVPCKIARVRNPDYANSNLSGHSLMDVDYFVNPEIEAAQAIVKSVEQGATSDVMTFENTDLQMRNFMVDSRTLFAKQSIASIKQALDADFLVAGISRGEDFFVPRGDTVVESGDELYLVAAEHTLEEVFVIAGRPRVDLNRVLLIGGGRVGSFVAGSLTQRGFSSNGSRSRRPRRLLDYLRRHNKRLKIVDANYDNCKRLAEQFPEAVVINSDVSEEGFFEEEALAGSDLIITTTDNPELNILVAIYAKTLGIKRSIALVNKFNYLTVASRLGADVIISPKYSVVNTILKFIRRGKVKSVHSIFGGLAEVIESTLDGSRGFVGRAVRDVRMPDNSLIVAVTRNGSHIVPRSNYTLRDGDKLTMVAKTESISRVEEMFNT